In Jannaschia sp. W003, the genomic stretch TTCACGTCGAAGCTGACGTCGTTCACGGCATAGACCGAACCCTCACGGGTCGAGAAGGCCGTGCGCAGGCCCCTGACCTCCAGCACGGCGGGCGCGCCTTCCGGCATCCGCGGCTCCCTGTCCTTCGGGCCGCCGAGTGGCGCGGCCCGCGTCCGTGCCGCATCTTGCGCGTGCGGCGTTGCAGGAACGCTAGCAGAGGCGCGCAGCGGCGCAAGCCCTCGCCGGCGCAAGGGCGCGGCCCGCCTTGACCGGACGGGAAAGCGGGCGCATCGCGGGCGCATGAGCCTATCCGCACGCCAGATCCTCGACCGCCTCGTCGCCTTCCCCACCGTGAGCCGGGACTCCAACCTCGCCCTCGTGGACTGGGTGGAGGACTACCTCGCCGGCCACGGCGTCGCCTCGGTGCGGGTGCCCGACGCCACCGGCACGAAGGCCGCGCTCTACGCCAACGTCGGGCCGGAGGCCGAGGGCGGGCTGGTGCTGTCGGGACACACCGACGTGGTGCCCGTGGACGGGCAGGACTGGAGCTTCGACCCCTTCGCGGTGACGGAGGCGGACGGCCGGCTCTACGGGCGCGGCACCTGCGACATGAAGGGGTTCGACGCGCTCGCCCTCGCCATGGTGCCCCACGCCCTGTCGCTGGACCTCAAGCGGCCGCTCCAGATCGCGCTGAGCTACGACGAGGAGGTCGGCTGCCTCGGCGCCCCGCCCATGATCGACGCGATGGCCGCCCACCTGCCCCGCGCCGCGGCCGCCATCATCGGCGAGCCGACGATGCTGCGCCCCGTCACGGGCCACAACGCCTCCGTGATCTACCGCATCCACCTGCGCGGCTACGAGGTGCACTCCTCGAAGCTGCCCGAGGGGGTGTCCGCGGTCCACGAGGCGGGGCACGTGCTGGCCTGGGTCAACGACCGCAACGCGGCGATCCAAGGAGAGGCGCCGAACGCAGTGTCGGCGATGTTCGAGCCGCCCTTCACCACGGTCCACGTCGGCACCATCCAGGGCGGCACGGCGCACAACATCACCGCGCGCGACTGCCACCTGAGCGTCGGCTTCCGCGTGCCCGCGGGCGACGACCTCGAGCGCCACGCGGCGGCGCTGGAGCGGTTCCTCGCGGAGCTGAATGCGGCGCTCAAGGCCCGCCGCCCCGAGGCCGGGGTCCGGTGGGAGCGCGGCGCGGGCGTGCCGGCGCTGGCCCCCGAGGAGTCGGGCACCGCCGAGGGCCTCGTGCGCCGCATCACCGGCGACAACGGCACGCACACCGTGACCTACGGCACCGAGGCGGGCCAGTTCCAGGAGCGCGGCTACTCGGCCGTGGTCTGCGGGCCGGGCGACATCGCCCAGGCGCACCAGCCCGACGAGTGGATCGCGGTAGAGCAGTTCGAGGCTGGCGAGCGCTTCCTGCGGCGGGCCGTGGAGACGCTGGCGGAGTAAGGAGGCGCCGCGCTCCGGCCCTGCGCCGGGGTCCGTGTGTTCCGCTGGCGCTTCGCTCCGCAACGGCATCGCCGCGGCAACCGGAGGCCCCGGATCGGGTCCGGGGCATGTCGGTCCCGATATCCCACGCCCCGGCCGTGCGCCGGGGCCCCTGTCCTCCACCGGCGCTTCGCTCTGCAACGTGTCGCCCACGGCGACCCGGGGCCCCGGCGCAGGGCCGGGGGCGGGTCGATCCCGGAGTGCCGCGCCCCGGCCCTGCGCCGGGGCCTCGGCTCACCGCTCGCGCCTCGCGCCGAACAAGGCACGCGCGTAAGCAACCCCGCCGGGAACCCCTCCCCCGCCCCCCGGTTGTGCTCCGAGCCGCACCGGGGGACCGCATGGAAGACGAGACGCAGACCGACGAGACCGACGCCACCGCCGCCGAGCTGCCCGCCGAGGACGAGGGCGCGGAAGGGATGGAGGCGGTCGACGCCGATCCCGGGCTAATCTTCGACAAGCTCGACGCCTGGCTCGACGGCTTCTTCCGCCTCCTGCCCAACATCGCCGTGGCCCTCGTGCTGCTGGCGCTGTTCGTCGGCCTCGGCTGGCTGGTCGCCTGGGCGATCCGACGCGGCGCCGCGGCGCGTGACCGGCAGAACCTCGGCTCGGTCGGCGGCAGCCTCGTGAAGTGGGGCATCTGGATCGCGGGCTTCCTGCTGGCCGCCACGATCGTCGTGCCCACCTTGCGCCCCGGCGACCTGATCGCGGGCCTCGGCATCGGCTCGGTCGCGATCGGCTTCGCGTTCAAGGACATCCTGCAGAACATGCTGGCCGGCATCCTGATCCTGGTGCGCCAGCCCTTCGAAGTGGGCGACCAGATCATCAGCTCCCACGGCCACGAGGGCACCGTGGAGCAGATCGAGACCCGCGCCACCTTCATCCGCACCTACGACGGCCGCCGCGTGGTGATCCCGAACTCCGACATCTACACCAACCCGGTGGTGGTGCAGACCGCGTTCGAGACCCGCCGCTCGGAGTACGACGTCGGCATCGGCTACGGCGACGACTTCGCCGAGGCGATCCGGATCGCCGTGGAGGCCATGCAGGGCGTGGCCGGCGTGCTCGCCGACCCCGGCCCCGAGGCGCTCGCCTGGGAGCTGGCGGATTCGGCCAAGGTGGTGCGCATCCGCTGGTGGACCAAGAGCCCCCGCAAGGACCAGGTCCACGTGTTCTCGGACGTGATCCAGGCGGTCTGCTCCGCCTACGAGGAGGCCGGCATCGACATGCCGTTCCCGACGCAGGTGACCCTCTGGCACGACCAGACCGAGGCGGTGGACGGCCAGCGCGGCCGGCAGCGCGAGGGCTGGCCCGCGGCCGGGGACGCGACGCCCCGCTCGCGCGAGGCGGTGCGCGTGGAGCGCAGGGCCGCGAACGACGGCGCGAAAGGGGCCGAGGCGGCGCAATAGCGCCCCCCGGGGGGCGGCGTCTTGCACCGCCCCCCCTCCTCGCGCCACTCATGCCCGCGAAGGAGACCAGCCATGCCCGTCCGCAACCGCTTCGCCGAGATGCTGCCCGAGATCACCGAGTGGCGCCGCGACATCCACCGCAACCCCGAGATCCTGTTCGACACCCACCGCACCTCCGCGATGGTCGCCGCGAAGCTGCGCGACTTCGGCTGCGACGAGGTGGTCGAGGGCATCGGCCGCACCGGCGTCGTGGGCGTGATCCGCGGCAAGGCGGGCGACAAGGTCGTGGGCCTGCGCGCCGACATGGACGCCCTGCCGATCCACGAGGCCACGGGCGCCGAGCACGCCTCCCAGACCCCCGGCGCCATGCACGCCTGCGGCCACGACGGGCACACCGCCATGCTCCTGGGCGCCGCCAAGTACCTCGCCGAGACGCGCAACTTCGCGGGCACCGTGGTCGTGATCTTCCAGCCCGCCGAGGAGGGCGGCGGCGGCGGCCGCGAGATGTGCGAGGACGGCATGATGGACCGCTGGGGCATCCAGGAGGTGTACGGGATGCACAACTGGCCCGGCCGCCCCGTGGGCGCCTTCGCGATCCGCGAGGGCGCGTTCTTCGCGGCCACGGACGTGTTCGAGATCGCGCTCGAGGGCAAGGGCGGCCACGCCGCCAAGCCCCAGGAGACCGTGGACACCACGCTGATGGGCGCGCACCTCGTCACC encodes the following:
- the argE gene encoding acetylornithine deacetylase; the encoded protein is MSLSARQILDRLVAFPTVSRDSNLALVDWVEDYLAGHGVASVRVPDATGTKAALYANVGPEAEGGLVLSGHTDVVPVDGQDWSFDPFAVTEADGRLYGRGTCDMKGFDALALAMVPHALSLDLKRPLQIALSYDEEVGCLGAPPMIDAMAAHLPRAAAAIIGEPTMLRPVTGHNASVIYRIHLRGYEVHSSKLPEGVSAVHEAGHVLAWVNDRNAAIQGEAPNAVSAMFEPPFTTVHVGTIQGGTAHNITARDCHLSVGFRVPAGDDLERHAAALERFLAELNAALKARRPEAGVRWERGAGVPALAPEESGTAEGLVRRITGDNGTHTVTYGTEAGQFQERGYSAVVCGPGDIAQAHQPDEWIAVEQFEAGERFLRRAVETLAE
- a CDS encoding mechanosensitive ion channel family protein, which codes for MEDETQTDETDATAAELPAEDEGAEGMEAVDADPGLIFDKLDAWLDGFFRLLPNIAVALVLLALFVGLGWLVAWAIRRGAAARDRQNLGSVGGSLVKWGIWIAGFLLAATIVVPTLRPGDLIAGLGIGSVAIGFAFKDILQNMLAGILILVRQPFEVGDQIISSHGHEGTVEQIETRATFIRTYDGRRVVIPNSDIYTNPVVVQTAFETRRSEYDVGIGYGDDFAEAIRIAVEAMQGVAGVLADPGPEALAWELADSAKVVRIRWWTKSPRKDQVHVFSDVIQAVCSAYEEAGIDMPFPTQVTLWHDQTEAVDGQRGRQREGWPAAGDATPRSREAVRVERRAANDGAKGAEAAQ
- a CDS encoding M20 aminoacylase family protein — encoded protein: MPVRNRFAEMLPEITEWRRDIHRNPEILFDTHRTSAMVAAKLRDFGCDEVVEGIGRTGVVGVIRGKAGDKVVGLRADMDALPIHEATGAEHASQTPGAMHACGHDGHTAMLLGAAKYLAETRNFAGTVVVIFQPAEEGGGGGREMCEDGMMDRWGIQEVYGMHNWPGRPVGAFAIREGAFFAATDVFEIALEGKGGHAAKPQETVDTTLMGAHLVTALQSIVSRNADPVKQIVVSVTAFETSSKAFNVIPQAATIKGTVRTMDPAMRDLAERRLSEIAAGVAATFGGTIAVDYQRNYPVMVNHGEHTEFAREAARAVSGDCDDAPLVMGGEDFAFMLEERPGAYILVGNGDTAPVHHPEYDFTDDAIPAGCSWWAEIVERRMPAA